The DNA region CGGCGTCGGCGAGGCCGGTCCGGTAGGTCCGCGTCGCGTCGTGGCGCTCGTCGGCAGATAACAGGCCCAGCGCCGAGAGGACGCCGTTGCCGGGCGGGACCAGGACCGTCTCGATACCCAGACGGTCGGCCAGCGTCGCGGCGTGCATCGGCCCGGCGCCGCCGAACGCCGCGAGCGCGAACTCCCGGGGGTCGTGGCCGCGCTCGACGGTAACTCCCCTGATCGCGCGGGCCATCGTCGCGTTCGCCACGCGGTAGACCCCCTGGGCGGCGTCGATCACGGTGTCGAGTCCCGCCTCGTCGGCCAGGTCCTCCATGACTTCCTCCGCGCGGTCGGCGTCGAGGTCGAGCCCCTCGCCCAGCGTCGTGTCGGCGCCGAGATACCCCAGTACCACGGCCGCGTCGGTGACCGTCGGCTCGTCGCCGCCCTTCCCGTAGCAGGCCGGGCCGGGTTCGGCGCCCGCGGACTGTGGACCGACGCGGAGCGCACCCCCCTCGTCGACGCGGGCGATAGACCCGCCGCCGGCGCCGACGGTGTGCACGTCGACCATCGGGACGCCGACGGGGTGGTCGCCGATCTCCGCGTCGGTCGTCCGTTCGGCACGGCCGTCGCGGACGAGGCTCACGTCGGAGGACGTGCCGCCCATGTCGAAGGTGACGAGCCCGGCGTCCCCGCCCCGCTCGAAGCGCCCGGCGCCGACGACGCCCGCCGCCGGCCCCGACAGCAGCGTCGTGACCGCCCGCTCCCGGACCGTCCCGGCGTCGGCGATCCCGCCGTTCGAGCCCATCACGCGCACCGGCGGCAGACCGAGGTCCGCGGCCCGCTCGTCGAGCCGCGCGAGGTAGTCGTCGACGACCGGGGTCACGTAGGCGTCGGCGACGGTCGTCGCCGTCCGCTCGTACTCGCGGAACTCCGCGAGCACCTCGTGGCTGGCCGAGACCGGAACCGGGAGTTCCTCGCGGAGGACCTCCGCCGCCCGCCGCTCGTTGTCGGGATGGGCGTAGGCGTGGAGGAACGCGACCGCCACGCTCTCGCAGTCCCCGTCGAGGGCGTCCGCTACCGCCCGAATTTCCGCCGGGTCGACGGGCCGCTCGATCCCCTCCGTGGTCGCCCGCTCGTCGACCTCGAAGCGGCGCTCGGCCGGGACGAGCGGCGCGGGTCTCTCCGCCGAGAGGTCGTACAGGGCCGGGCGGTCCTGGCGCCCGATCGCGACGGCGTCGGCGAACCCCTCGGTCGTCACGAGCGCCGTCTCGGCGCCCGCCCCTTCGAGCACGGCGTTGACGGCGGCGGTAGTGGCGTGGCGGAACTCGACGACTGCGCCCGGGTCGACGCCGGCGGCGTCGCAGGCCGCCTCGATCCCGGCGACGACCCCGCGGGACTGGTCGTCGGTGGTCGGGACCTTCGCGGTCGTCAGCTCGCCGTCGACCACCAGCGCTACGTCGGTGAAGGTGCCGCCCACGTCGACGCCCAGGCGGGCGTCGCGGTCGTCGTCGGCGTCGGCTGCGTCCATACCGGACCCTGCGGCGGCGCGCCGATAAGCCTGCCCCGTCGCCGCGGCGCGTGGACGCGCGTCCATCGGGCGGTGGCGGCCGACCAGCATCCCCGGCCATGGAATCGGACCCGCTCCCCGGGATCGAACCCGCCCCCGGAACTGCCGTGCGTAGGTTTTTGCGGGTCGAATCCTCAGTGGCGAGCGTGCATCGACGTACCGTCGTCGTCGCGCTGGTGGTCGTCCTCGCGGGCTGTAACGCCTTCGGCGGTCCCGCGGACGACACCGCGGATCCCGACACGCCGACGCTGACGCCCGCCGAGGTCCCGACCGCGGAGTCGCTGCGGACGGCCACGCCGACGCCGACGGAGTGTCTCGCCCCGCGGGTGGCGGCCGACGACCGGACCCCGCCGCCGACCCCCGAAAGCCCCGTTTCCCTCCCGACGACGGACGGGACGGTCGCCGGCACCGACCTCGTGGCCAGCCACGGCGCCGCGCTGGACAACTACAGTTTCGCCCTCCGGATGGACGGCACGCGGGTACGGGCCACGCCCGGCGCCGGCGCGTTCGCCTACGAGGGGGTGACGCTCGGCTTCCAGTCGGTCCACGTGTTCGCCGTCGCCGGCACCGTCTACCGGCTCCGCCAGGTCGAGGACGGCGTCGCCGTCGACCGCCAACCGTACGACCCCGACTCGCCGCAGTCGACCTGGTACCGCGACGCCCTGACCGGCGTGAACTGGCTCGACGACCGGATCGGCTCGTACAACTACACGCGGGTCGGCACGCGCACCTGGAACGGCACCGAGGTACGCGTCTTCGAGGAGGCCCGCGACATCGAGATCCTCGTGGGGTCGGGCGAGGCGCTGACCGTCGAGTCGACCGTCCTGGTCGACCGCCGCGGCGTCGTCCGTCACGTCCGCCAGGAGCGGACACTCCAGCGCGACACCATCGACGGGATCGTCAACACCACCGAGATCGAGACGTTCACCGTCGACCGCGTCGGCGGCGTCACCGTCCGCCGCCCCGATGCGTTCTGCGTCCCCGGCCCCGAGGTCGTCACCGCAACCACCCCGGACGCGAACGCGACCGTCGGGACCGCCCAGTCGCCGAACGCCACGGCCGCACCCGGTACGGCGACCACCCCCGGGACCGAACCGACGGCGACCGACGCCGAACCCACCAGCTCCCCGACGGGGTAAGGCCCCGGCCGCCGCTCACAGCCCCAGGAACGACTCGGCGTTCTCCCAGAGGAGTTTCCGCTGGACCGCCGCCGGGAAGTCGCAGTGCTCGGCGAACCCCTCGAGCCACTCGCCGGGCCGGATCATCGGGTAGTCCGTCCCGAACATCACCCTGTCCTGCAGCACGGTCCGGGCGTACTGGAGCACCTGGTCGTCGATGTACGCCGGCCGCCACCCCGACAGGTCCATGTAGACGTTGCCCTTCTGCTGACAGACCGCGAGTTGCTCCTTCTCCCACGGGAACGCGGGGTGGGCGATCAGGATCTGCAGGTCGGGGTACCGCGCCGCCACGTCGTCGACCAGCATCGGGTTCCCGTACTCGATCCGCAGGCCCCGACCGCCGGGCGCGCCCGCGCCGAGAGTCGTGTTGCCGCCGTGGAAGACCACCGGCACGCCCAGCTCCTCGATAGTCGCCCACAGCTCGTCGTGGGCGGGGTCGCTCGGGTCGAACCCCTGGGCGATCTGCTGGAACTTGAACCCCGACAGGTCCAGGTCCTCGATACAGCGGCGCGCCTCCGACACACAGTCGTCCTTGCGCGGGTCGACGCTCCCGAACCCGACGAAGAAGTCGGGGTAGTCGTCGCGCACCTCCGCGACGTGCTCGTTCGGGACCGGCGGGTTGCCCGTGTTGGTCTCGGCGTCCCACCCGAGCAGGACCGCCCGCCCGACCCCCGCCTCGCGGTACTCCTCGACCATCTCGGCGTAGCTCCACGTCTCCAGGTCGGTCCCGAACCGCTCGGCGGCGTCCCGCATGAGCTGTCCGCCCGCGTCCTCCAGGAACACCGATGTCGGCTGGTGGGCGTGCGTGTCGACGGCGCGAGCCTCCCCGTCGAGAACGTCGATCGGCATGCGAGTCCTTCGCACGCCACAGGTATAGGTCGGTCGCCCGGACCGAGTCGGTCGCGGCGGTGACCGGTCCGCGCAGGCGCTCACTCCTCGGCGGGTTCGGACACTCGCGCGTCGGGCGGGCCGGGCGGGTCGACGACGGTCGTCTCCGGGATCGGCTCCTCGGGGTCCGGCGGGCGGGTGAGCAGTCGCTGGAGGAGCGTCTCGTCGTCGGGGTCCGGTTTGTCGATCACCTCGTAGTCGACGCGGACGCCCCCGTCGTCGGCCGCGGTGAGCCGGAAGTAGTTGAGCCGGTACGACGAGTAGTACACAGGTGGGAGCAGGCCGACGGGGGGATCGACGCGATGGAGGCGCTTGAGCCAGGTGCCGGTGTTGATCACGAGCCGACCGTCCATCGCGGTCGTCGACGGCCGGTGGGTGTGACCGTAGACGTACACGGCGACGGCGGGGTCGGTCCGAAAGACCTCCCTCGCCCGGTCGAGGTACTTCTCGACGGGGTCCTCGCCGTCGCCCTCGCGGACGAGCCCGAACCGCCGGAGCGTCTTCCGAACGTCCCTGAAGAAGACGTACAGCGGGACGGCGACCGCGGCGAGCAGACCGACGAGCACCAGGTTGGCCGCGAGGACGATGTCGACCAGATACCCGACCGGGCCGAACAGCGCGAGCGCGTCCTGCACGAGGGTCATGGGGAGCGACCAGATCCCGGTCGCGTCGAGGGCGACGACCCCGACGTACCACAGCGCCGCGTTGAACAGGAGCAGGAACGGGAGGACAACGAACCGCAGCCAGGCGCTCATCTCCCGGTAGAAGTAGTTGGAGACGAGCCAGTCAGGGATCTGGGTCATCGGCGTCACCGCCTGGATGTCCCTGAGCCAGTTGTACTTGCCCCGGTCCGAGAGCCGCCCGGCGCGGCTCGTGATCTGTCGGTTCACGAAGTAGCCCGGCGGGTTCGCGTAGGGGTTCCCGAAGTCGGGGATCCGGTTGTTCGGGTCCTCCTGCATCCCGTGTTCGACGTGGACGACGGAATCGCCGAGGTCGCGGGTGATCGACACCGACTGGTCGAGCGTCACGTTGTACTCGGCGAGGCGCTCGACGTACTCGTCGTGGGCGGCGAGTTCGTAGTCGTGGTTGCCCGGGATGAGCGTGATCGGGATCCGCTCGCCGGTCGCCCGCAGCTGTGCGAACAGGTCCGGATAGTCGGCGACCAGCGCGTCGAGCTTCGCCGGTCCGTCGACCTCCGTGAACTCCCACAGCCCGAACGCGTCGCCGTTGATCAGCAGCTCCGCGTCCTCGTCGCCCCGCTCCAGCTCCCGGAGAAAGCCGATCAGCTCCTCGCGGAAGTCGACGTGGCGCAACTGCTCGTCGCCGCCGATGTGGAGGTCGCTGACGAGGTAGTACGCGTCGGTCACTCGCCCGCGCCCCTCCGCTCGGCCGCCGAACGAACGCCGTCTCCGACGGCTGCGCCCGCCCACCGCCGGACCACCGCGGAACTCGCCGGT from Halosimplex halophilum includes:
- a CDS encoding hydantoinase/oxoprolinase family protein, producing the protein MDAADADDDRDARLGVDVGGTFTDVALVVDGELTTAKVPTTDDQSRGVVAGIEAACDAAGVDPGAVVEFRHATTAAVNAVLEGAGAETALVTTEGFADAVAIGRQDRPALYDLSAERPAPLVPAERRFEVDERATTEGIERPVDPAEIRAVADALDGDCESVAVAFLHAYAHPDNERRAAEVLREELPVPVSASHEVLAEFREYERTATTVADAYVTPVVDDYLARLDERAADLGLPPVRVMGSNGGIADAGTVRERAVTTLLSGPAAGVVGAGRFERGGDAGLVTFDMGGTSSDVSLVRDGRAERTTDAEIGDHPVGVPMVDVHTVGAGGGSIARVDEGGALRVGPQSAGAEPGPACYGKGGDEPTVTDAAVVLGYLGADTTLGEGLDLDADRAEEVMEDLADEAGLDTVIDAAQGVYRVANATMARAIRGVTVERGHDPREFALAAFGGAGPMHAATLADRLGIETVLVPPGNGVLSALGLLSADERHDATRTYRTGLADADPEAVESVFDDLAADALGNASEPEAATVEREAECRYAGQSFELAVDAPEPFDAATVRERFHDAHERARGYRMDEPVDLVTCRVTATVPGEPPDLAYEPEGDPLLGKRDAFFESGFYRAPVYDRARVPVDVTVEGPAIFAGGESTVVLPPQWTARADEQGTLVLEASEE
- a CDS encoding amidohydrolase family protein; the protein is MPIDVLDGEARAVDTHAHQPTSVFLEDAGGQLMRDAAERFGTDLETWSYAEMVEEYREAGVGRAVLLGWDAETNTGNPPVPNEHVAEVRDDYPDFFVGFGSVDPRKDDCVSEARRCIEDLDLSGFKFQQIAQGFDPSDPAHDELWATIEELGVPVVFHGGNTTLGAGAPGGRGLRIEYGNPMLVDDVAARYPDLQILIAHPAFPWEKEQLAVCQQKGNVYMDLSGWRPAYIDDQVLQYARTVLQDRVMFGTDYPMIRPGEWLEGFAEHCDFPAAVQRKLLWENAESFLGL
- a CDS encoding metallophosphoesterase; translation: MTDAYYLVSDLHIGGDEQLRHVDFREELIGFLRELERGDEDAELLINGDAFGLWEFTEVDGPAKLDALVADYPDLFAQLRATGERIPITLIPGNHDYELAAHDEYVERLAEYNVTLDQSVSITRDLGDSVVHVEHGMQEDPNNRIPDFGNPYANPPGYFVNRQITSRAGRLSDRGKYNWLRDIQAVTPMTQIPDWLVSNYFYREMSAWLRFVVLPFLLLFNAALWYVGVVALDATGIWSLPMTLVQDALALFGPVGYLVDIVLAANLVLVGLLAAVAVPLYVFFRDVRKTLRRFGLVREGDGEDPVEKYLDRAREVFRTDPAVAVYVYGHTHRPSTTAMDGRLVINTGTWLKRLHRVDPPVGLLPPVYYSSYRLNYFRLTAADDGGVRVDYEVIDKPDPDDETLLQRLLTRPPDPEEPIPETTVVDPPGPPDARVSEPAEE